DNA sequence from the Streptomyces sp. CA-210063 genome:
CGGGGCCGTAGACGGCGTCCGCCTGCTGGACGGCCCCGCACAGGTGAGCGGAGGCCTGGTCAGACGGGCTTTCACACGTGAGCGGAGGTCCTTCCGGAAGGGCCTTGGTGCGGGCGCTGAGGAACCGTTTCTCAGGCTCCTCGGGGCGCCTCACCGACCGCGTTACGCGGGCTGTGTCGCCGCCGAGATCCGCTCGTTGCGGAGCGCCTCGAACCAGCGGTCGTCGGTCGGCGGCAGTGCGTTCACGTCGAGCGCCAGCTTCAGCAGCAGGTCGGCGATCTGCGGGTTCCGCGCGAGCACCGGCCCGTGCATGTACGTGCCGAACACGGTGTCGTTGTACGCGCCCTCCGTGCCGTCGCCCGTGCCGTTGCCCTTGCCGAGCCGCACGTTCGCGAACGGGCGGGCGGTGGGGCCGAGCTGGGTGACGCCCTGGTGGTTCTCGAACCCGGTCAGCGGGGGCAGACCGAGGCGCGGGTCGATGTCCCCGAGGACGTCGCCGACGCACCGCTCGCCCTCGCCGCGGACCGTGGTCACATCGAGCAGGCCGAGGCCGGGCTCGCGCTGCCCGAGGTCGTTGACGAACTCGTGGCCGAGGATCTGGTAGCCGGCGCACACCGCGAAGACGATCGCGCCGTTCTCCACGGCCCGGTACAGATGCGCGTCGCGGCGCAGCCGCTCGGCGGCGAGCCGCTGCGGACGGTCCTCGCCGCCGCCGATCAGATAGATGTCGCCGGAGGTGGGGATCGGCTGGTCGCTGCGCACGTCCAGCCGCGCCACGTCCAGGCCGCGCTGCCGCGCCCGGCGCTCCACGACGAGGACGTTGCCCTGGTCGCCGTAGGTGCTGAGCAGGTCCGGGTAGACCCAGACGATCCGCAGGCTGTTGTCACTCATGAAGTCGGTGCCCCTCAGAGTCGGTCGTGGTCGGGTGCTCAGTTGCCCACGCGGCGGCGCAGGTCCTGGAACGCGGTGTAGTTGGCGATGACCTCGATCCGGCCGGGCGGGCACATCTGCACCGCCTGGTCGAGGTTCTCGCAGACCTGGAAGTGCTGGTTGGCCACTTCCAGGCGCACCGCGAGGTCGAGCTTGCGGTCGCCGAGCACGAAGATCGGGTGGCCGGTCAGCCGTGTGTAGTCGACGTCCCACAGCCAGGAGGTGTCGGTTCCGTCGGCGCCGCGCGCGTTCACCGAAAGGATCACCGGCGACGGCGGCGGGTCGATCAGCGAGAACGTCTCCAGCCAGCCCGCCGGGTTCTTGGCGAGCAGCAGCCGCAGATCGCGCTGCATGAACTGCACCACGTCGTACCGCCCGGCCACCGCCTGTACCTGGTACATGCGTTCCAGGGCGACCTGCGGCGGCACCCCGAAGACGGCGGCGGTGGCGGCCGACGAGGCGGCATTCGCCTTGTTGGCGCGGCCCGGCAGCTGGAGGTGGATCGGCCAGGCCGAGCCGTGCGGGTCGAGGACGTGATCGCCGGAGAGCGCCCAGCTCGGCGTGGGGCGGCGGAAACCGCACTCACCGCAGAACCAGTCGTCGCCGGGCCGCTGCATCACACCGCCGCAGGACGGGCAGGACCAGGCGTCGTCCTTCCACATCTGGCCGACGGCGACCCAGATCACGTTCGGGGAGGACGACGCGGCCCACACGATCAGCGGGTCGTCGCAGTTGGCCACGACGACGG
Encoded proteins:
- a CDS encoding type 1 glutamine amidotransferase, whose translation is MSDNSLRIVWVYPDLLSTYGDQGNVLVVERRARQRGLDVARLDVRSDQPIPTSGDIYLIGGGEDRPQRLAAERLRRDAHLYRAVENGAIVFAVCAGYQILGHEFVNDLGQREPGLGLLDVTTVRGEGERCVGDVLGDIDPRLGLPPLTGFENHQGVTQLGPTARPFANVRLGKGNGTGDGTEGAYNDTVFGTYMHGPVLARNPQIADLLLKLALDVNALPPTDDRWFEALRNERISAATQPA
- a CDS encoding MurT ligase domain-containing protein, producing the protein MAGNSDPLTPRAKLAVTAGKAVAAASRAAGRGSGSVIGGRVALKLDPDLLARLAQSLDVILVSATNGKTTTTRLIAEALRAAGPVVSNALGANMPAGITSALAGNSDAKFAVIEVDEKYLAGVARDTDPKCIALLNLSRDQLDRAAETRMMAEAWREGLAGTKSVVVANCDDPLIVWAASSSPNVIWVAVGQMWKDDAWSCPSCGGVMQRPGDDWFCGECGFRRPTPSWALSGDHVLDPHGSAWPIHLQLPGRANKANAASSAATAAVFGVPPQVALERMYQVQAVAGRYDVVQFMQRDLRLLLAKNPAGWLETFSLIDPPPSPVILSVNARGADGTDTSWLWDVDYTRLTGHPIFVLGDRKLDLAVRLEVANQHFQVCENLDQAVQMCPPGRIEVIANYTAFQDLRRRVGN